In Carassius auratus strain Wakin chromosome 46, ASM336829v1, whole genome shotgun sequence, the following proteins share a genomic window:
- the LOC113064469 gene encoding GTPase IMAP family member 4-like, which translates to MASISRGEQSEDSDRLPLISHEQHRDTQQYGTITGSTGSTTELRFIMLSGDEDLMDDACDIILRERAGRPKITHRKGHVFGKKVTVVKTPPTWMSHVATRCPFSSRVESIKDEMEDCASLVFPGPHAFLLVTDHRKVTGKEKYLLKAIAKVFGKEALDYVMLLIIGRTELEGIDSEREYMRKFYTLENSEQSVQSLFRETEIMTQNNESTFFIQPSYENLMKKAFLSWEKERDAEIQKQHEQEMTDLKERFRLTESNLKKEMDTLRELMLATMIRLQKYKDNQQGASGAQEDLQFN; encoded by the exons tCCCACTCATTAGTCACG AGCAACACAGAGATACACAACAGT ATGGCACAATCACTGGATCCACTGGCTCCACTACAGAGCTTAGATTTATTATGCTCAGCGGTGATGAAGATCTTATGGATGATGCATGTGACATCATTCTTAGGGAAAGAGCAGGAAGACCTAAAATAACGCACAGAAAAGGCCATGTCTTTGGCAAAAAGGTCACTGTGGTGAAAACACCTCCTACCTGGATGAGTCATGTGGCAACACGCTGTCCCTTCTCCTCCAGAGTCGAATCTATCAAAGATGAGATGGAAGATTGTGCATCTCTGGTCTTTCCTGGACCTCATGCATTTCTATTAGTTACTGACCACAGGAAAGTGACTGGGAAGGAAAAATACCTTTTAAAAGCAATCGCTAAAGTATTTGGCAAAGAAGCCTTAGACTATGTTATGTTACTGATTATTGGAAGAACTGAACTGGAAGGGATCGACAGTGAAAGGGAATACATGAGAAAGTTTTATACGTTAGAGAACTCTGAGCAAAGTGTTCAAAGTCTGTTCAGAGAAACTGAAATAATGACACAAAACAATGAGTCCACTTTCTTTATCCAGCCATCATATGAAAACCTCATGAAAAAGGCATTTTTATCTTGGGAAAAGGAAAGAGATGCTGAAATACAAAAACAGCATGAACAAGAGATGACTGATTTAAAAGAAAGATTCAGACTTACTGAAAgtaatttaaagaaagaaatggacacaTTGAGAGAATTAATGCTGGCAACTATGATACGGTTACAGAAATACAAAGACAACCAGCAAGGAGCTTCAGGAGCTCAAGAAGATCTGCAGTTCAATTAA